CCGGGTGCCGCGGCCCACAACACGCGACGCGTAGGAGCCTGCGGGGATGGACTCGGCCCATCGCACGGCGGTGTCGGCGACACCGTCGGGCAGGGTGGGAATCGGCAGGTGGGCGTGGGCGGCTTGGGCCCGGGCGTGGGTCCGGGCGCCGTCGGTGGAGGCGGTGCTCATGTGGCATTCCTATCACCCGACAGGTAAACCTGCAGTGCGAGCGAGGCCCGGGGTGCAACAATGACGCCATGTCCGACGACGGCAGAGGGCGCCCACGGCTGGCGCCGTCCCGTCGCCCCGGCAAAACCGCACGTGAGGAGATCCTCGACGCGGCCGCCGAACTGTTCACCAACCGCGGCTACGCGGCCACCTCGACGCGTGCCGTCGCCGCTGCCGTGGGGATGCGTCAGGCCTCGCTGTATCACCACTTCTCGACCAAGGACGACATCCTCGACGCCCTGTTGGCCGGCACCATCGACGAACCGCTGAGATTCGCCGAGGAGCTGCTGTCCGATCCAGGCCCGGCGCCGCAGCGCCTGCACACCCTGACATTCGGCGACGCACGCCAACTGTCCACCAGCAGATGGAATCTGGGCGCACTGTACCTGCTGCCCGAACTGCGGGTCGAGCGGTTCGAGGAGTTCCGTGCTCGCCGCGAACGGCTGCGGGACGCCTATCGGCGCCTGGCCGGACTCGTCATCGCCGAATGGGACGGCCCTCCCGACGCCGCCGAATTGCCGTTCCGGCTGGTGGAATCCGTCATCAACCGACGCTCCGATGACGGCGAGTGCTCGCCTGAGGCGCCATGGGTGATCGCCGACGGCGCACTGCGCTGTGTGGGGTTCCAGGGCGATCTCGCTGCCCTGCGCAGGGGGACCACTGCGAGGTTGCGCATCGGTGACGATAACGTCACCGTATGACTTACGAGACCCTCCAGTTCGAGCAGTCCGGCCCCATCGCCCGCATCACGCTGAACCGGCCTGAGGCGGCCAACGGGATGAACGATGTCATGACGCGCGAACTCGCGCAGGTGGCCGCCGAGGTCGATGCACCCGGCACCAAGGTCGTCGTGCTGAGTGGCGCCGGTCGATTCTTCTGCGCCGGAGGGGATCTCAAGGCGATGGCGGCCTCGGCGCTGGGGCCGGGCCGCTTCGTCAGGGGCATCGCCAACGACCTGCACCGCGCGATCGCGACGTTCGCTCGCATGGACGCGGTGCTGATCACCGCGGTCAACGGCACCGCCGCGGGCGCCGGGTTCTCGCTGGGCATCAGCGGTGATCTGGTGGTGGCCGCGAAGTCGGCCTCGTTCACCATGGCCTACACCAAGGCCGGACTGAGCCCCGACGGCTCGGCGTCCTACTACCTGCCACGGCTTGTCGGCGCACGACGGGCGGCCGATCTGATGCTCACCAACCGGCGACTGTCGGCCGACGAGGCCCAGGATTGGGGACTGGTGAACTACGTGGTCGACGACGCCGACCTCGCCGCGCGGGTCGACGCCCTGGCCGGCGACATCGCCTCGGGCTCAGCGCAGTCGGCGGCTGCGGTCAAGAAACTGCTTGCGGTGTCGTTCGACAACGGCATCGAATCGCAGATGGAACTCGAGAGCCGGTTCATCGCGGCCAATGCCGAGGGTCCCGGTGGACGCGAAGGCATCGACGCGTTCCTGAACAAGCGCGCGCCGCAGTTCGACTGAGTCCGGCTAGAACGAGTGCTCGTCGGCGGGGAACACCCCGCTGGCGACCTCGTCGGCGTACTGCTTTGCCGCGCGGCCCAATTCAGCACCGACATCGCCGAATCGCTTGACGAACTTGGCGGTCCGGCCCGCCGTCATGCCGGCCATGTCCTGCCACACCAGAACCTGGGCGTCGCAGTTGGGGCCCGCGCCGATGCCGACGGTCGGGATCGTGAGCTTTCCGGTGATCTGGGTCGCGAGTTCGGCGGGCACCATCTCCAGCACGACGGCCACGGCACCGGCCTCGGCGACCGCGATGGCGTCGTGGATGGTCTGCTCACCGGAGTCGCCGCGGCCCTGGACCCGGAACCCGCCCAGGCCGTTGACGCTCTGCGGGGTGAATCCGATGTGCGCGATGACCGGGATGCCGGCCTGGGTCAGCGTGGCGATCTGATCGGCCACGCGTTCGCCGCCCTCGAGCTTGACCGCGTGCGCACCGGTCTCCTTGAGGAAACGGGTCGCGGTGGCGAGCGCCTGCGCGGGGCCGGCCTCGTAGCTGCCGAACGGGAGGTCGGCGATGACGAGGGCGTGCGGTGCGCCTCGGACCACGCCGCGGACGAGCGGGATCAATTCGTCGATCGAGATCGGGACGGTGGTGTCATAGCCGTAGACCACGTTGGCGGCCGAGTCGCCGACCAGAAGGACCGGGATCTCCGCGTCGTCGAAGACGCGGGCCGTCGAGTAGTCGTACGCGGTGAGCATGGCCCACTTGTGGCCTTCGCTCTTCCATTGCTGCAGGTGGTGGGTGCGCACCTTGGTGCGGGGCCTGCTGGATTCCTGGGCAGCGCCGTAGACAGACATCTTTGTCCTTAGATGTTGTTGTCGGGTCGATCCTCGAGGCCCATCCGGGTCCCCGGGTCGTCTGACCAACCCAGTCTGCCACTGCGGCGGCGCCAGGTGAAGCGGCAGTTGAGTGGACTTCCTCACAATGCCGGGACAACCGGCCTACCATCGGCTTCCATGCCGGGATACCAGAGGCTGAGCGGCCTCGATGCAAGCTTTCTGTACCTGGAGACGGCGAGTCAGCCGCTTCACGTGTGCTCACTGCTCGAACTCGACACGTCCTCCATCCCGGGCGGTTACACATTCGACCGGCTCAAGGACGCACTCGCGCTGCGGGTCACAGCCATGCCGGAGTTCCGGGAGAAGCTGACCGACTCGTTCCTCAACCTCGACCACCCAGTGTGGGTGGAGGACAAGGACTTCGACGTCGACCGTCATCTGCATCGAATCGGTCTGCCGTCGCCGGGCGGGCGGACCGAGCTGTCGCAGATCTGCGGTCACATCGCGTCGCTGCAGTTGGACCGCAGCCGTCCGCTGTGGGAGATGTGGGTCATCGAGAACATCGCCGGCACCGACGCGCACGATGGCGGGCGCCTGGCGGTGTTCACCAAGGTGCACCACGCCGCGGTCGACGGCGTGACCGGCGCCAACCTGATGTCGCAGTTGTGCACCACCGAACCCGACGCACCTCCGCCGGTTCCCGTCGAGGCCCCCGGAGGTGCCGGGCAGTTGGAGATCGCAGTGCGCGGCCTGGCACGTTTCGCCACAAGGCCGGTGAACCTGGCCACGCGGGTGGTGCCGAACACCGTCAGCACGGTCGTCGACACCGTCCGCCGCGCGGCCAAAGGTTCGGCCATGGCCAGCCCGTTCCGAGCCCCGCAGACGGCGTTCAACACCACCATCACCGGGCACCGCAACATCGCCTACGCGCAACTCGACCTCGAGGACGTCAAGAAGGTCAAGAACCACTTCAACGTCAAGGTCAACGACGTCGTGATGGCGCTGGTGTCAGGCGTGCTGCGGCAGTTCCTGACCGACCGCGGTGAGCTGCCCGAGAACTCGCTGGTGGCAATGGTTCCGGTGTCGGTGCACGGCCGATCCGACCGGCCCGGCCGCAACAAGGTGTCGGGCATGTTCGCGAGCCTGCACACCGAGATCGCCGACCCGGCCGAACGAATCAAGGCCATCGCGGAGGCGACTTCGGTTGCCAAGGAACACAGTTCGGCGATCGCAGCCACGCTGCTGCAGGACTGGACGCAGTTCGCCGCGCCCGCGGTGTTCGGCGTCGCGATGCGCGTGTATGCCGGCACGCGGCTGACCGAGGCCAGACCAGTGCACAACGTGGTGCTGTCCAACGTTCCGGGACCGCAGGAACCGCTCTACTTCCTGGGCGCCGAAGTCAAGGCGATGTACCCGCTGGGCCCGATCTTCCACGGGTCGGGGTTGAACATCACCGTGATGTCGTTGAGCGGCAAGCTCGACATCGGACTGATCTCGTGCCCAGAGCTTCTGCCGGACCTGTGGGACATGGCCGACGATTTCGCTGTGAGCATGGAGGAGCTGCTCGCGGCGGCGCGCTAACAGGAGTTGCGCGGGCTTCATGGCAGCATGGACTTCCATGAGCCTGATTCGCCATGTTTCGATCCCGCGTGGCCGTATGCTGCGCGCCGCAGCGATCGTGACGGCGGTGACGGCAGTCGCACTCGGTGGCGTCGGCTGCGCCCGGGTGGTGGACGGGCAGGCCGCCATGGCCGAACCCCGCATCGGCGAGCCCGTGCGGTGGGAGGAGTGCAAGTTCACCGGTGGCGACGTGAAGCTGCCGCCGGGTGCCGAATGCGGTCGGATCGCCGTGCCGGTGGACTACGCCAAGAAGGACGACCCCGACGCGCCGATCGCACAGTTGGCCATGATCCGGTTCCCCGCCACGGGGGAGAAGATCGGCTCGCTGGTGGTCAACCCGGGCGGGCCCGGTGAGTCCGGCATCGAGGCCGCGATCGGCATGGTCGAACTGCTGCCGCCCGCGGTGCGGGGGAAGTTCGACTTCGTGGGCTTCGACCCGCGCGGTGTCGCGTCGTCGACCCCGGCGCTGTGGTGCAACTCCGACGAGGACAACGACCGCCTGCGCGCCGAGCCTCAGGTGGAGTACACCCCCGAGGGTGTGGCCTGGCTCGAGGACGAGACCAAGCAGTTCATCCAGCGCTGCGTCGACAAGATGGGTGAGGAGTTCCTCGCCAACGTCGGCACCGACAACGTCGCCAAGGACCTCGACCAGATTCGGGAGGCGCTCGGCGACGACAAGCTGACCTACCTGGGCTACTCCTACGGCACGCGCATCGGGTCGGCCTACGCCGAGCAGTTCCCGCAGAACGTGCGCGCCATGATCCTCGACGGCGCCGTCGACCCCAACGCCGATCCGATCCAGGCGGACATCGACCAGGCCGCGGCGTTCCAGGAGGCGTTCAACGACTACGCGGCCGACTGCGCGAAGGACCCGACCTGCCCGTTGGGCACCGACCCGGCCAAGGCCGTCGACATCTACCGCGACATGGTCGGGGCGCTGGGCACCAAGTCGGCACCGACCAAGGATCCGCGCGGGCTGTCGTACAGCGACGCCGTGGTCGGCACCATCATGTCGCTCTACTCGCCGTCGCTGTGGCGGCACCTGACCCAGGGTCTGACCGAACTGCGTAACGGCAGGGGAGACACGCTGCTGGTGCTGTCGGACATGTACATGCGCCGCGACCGCGACGGGCATTACACCAACGCGACCGATGCGCGCATCGCGATCAACTGCGTCGATCAGCCCGCCATCATGGACCGCGACGTCGTGATCGAGCAGGACCGCAAAATGCGTGAGGTCGCGCCGTTCATGAACTACGGCGAGTTCACCGGCGATGCGCCCATGTCGACCTGCTCGTTCTGGCCGGTGCCCCCGACCAGTGAGCCGCACGAGGTGTCGGTGCCCGATCTGGCGCCCACCCTCATCGTGTCCACCACGGGTGATCCGGCCACGCCGTACCAGGCCGGTGTCGACCTGGCCAAGCAGCTTCGCGGGGGTCTGATCACGTACGAGGGCACGCAGCACACCGTGGTGTTCCAGGGCGAGTCCTGCGTCGACGACATGGCCGCGGCCTACCTGATCGACGGGACCATGCCGCCGCCCGACGCCAAGTGCTGACGCAGCAGT
The DNA window shown above is from Mycolicibacterium confluentis and carries:
- a CDS encoding TetR/AcrR family transcriptional regulator, whose amino-acid sequence is MSDDGRGRPRLAPSRRPGKTAREEILDAAAELFTNRGYAATSTRAVAAAVGMRQASLYHHFSTKDDILDALLAGTIDEPLRFAEELLSDPGPAPQRLHTLTFGDARQLSTSRWNLGALYLLPELRVERFEEFRARRERLRDAYRRLAGLVIAEWDGPPDAAELPFRLVESVINRRSDDGECSPEAPWVIADGALRCVGFQGDLAALRRGTTARLRIGDDNVTV
- a CDS encoding enoyl-CoA hydratase/isomerase family protein; this encodes MTYETLQFEQSGPIARITLNRPEAANGMNDVMTRELAQVAAEVDAPGTKVVVLSGAGRFFCAGGDLKAMAASALGPGRFVRGIANDLHRAIATFARMDAVLITAVNGTAAGAGFSLGISGDLVVAAKSASFTMAYTKAGLSPDGSASYYLPRLVGARRAADLMLTNRRLSADEAQDWGLVNYVVDDADLAARVDALAGDIASGSAQSAAAVKKLLAVSFDNGIESQMELESRFIAANAEGPGGREGIDAFLNKRAPQFD
- the panB gene encoding 3-methyl-2-oxobutanoate hydroxymethyltransferase, translating into MSVYGAAQESSRPRTKVRTHHLQQWKSEGHKWAMLTAYDYSTARVFDDAEIPVLLVGDSAANVVYGYDTTVPISIDELIPLVRGVVRGAPHALVIADLPFGSYEAGPAQALATATRFLKETGAHAVKLEGGERVADQIATLTQAGIPVIAHIGFTPQSVNGLGGFRVQGRGDSGEQTIHDAIAVAEAGAVAVVLEMVPAELATQITGKLTIPTVGIGAGPNCDAQVLVWQDMAGMTAGRTAKFVKRFGDVGAELGRAAKQYADEVASGVFPADEHSF
- a CDS encoding WS/DGAT/MGAT family O-acyltransferase, which produces MPGYQRLSGLDASFLYLETASQPLHVCSLLELDTSSIPGGYTFDRLKDALALRVTAMPEFREKLTDSFLNLDHPVWVEDKDFDVDRHLHRIGLPSPGGRTELSQICGHIASLQLDRSRPLWEMWVIENIAGTDAHDGGRLAVFTKVHHAAVDGVTGANLMSQLCTTEPDAPPPVPVEAPGGAGQLEIAVRGLARFATRPVNLATRVVPNTVSTVVDTVRRAAKGSAMASPFRAPQTAFNTTITGHRNIAYAQLDLEDVKKVKNHFNVKVNDVVMALVSGVLRQFLTDRGELPENSLVAMVPVSVHGRSDRPGRNKVSGMFASLHTEIADPAERIKAIAEATSVAKEHSSAIAATLLQDWTQFAAPAVFGVAMRVYAGTRLTEARPVHNVVLSNVPGPQEPLYFLGAEVKAMYPLGPIFHGSGLNITVMSLSGKLDIGLISCPELLPDLWDMADDFAVSMEELLAAAR
- a CDS encoding alpha/beta hydrolase — translated: MSLIRHVSIPRGRMLRAAAIVTAVTAVALGGVGCARVVDGQAAMAEPRIGEPVRWEECKFTGGDVKLPPGAECGRIAVPVDYAKKDDPDAPIAQLAMIRFPATGEKIGSLVVNPGGPGESGIEAAIGMVELLPPAVRGKFDFVGFDPRGVASSTPALWCNSDEDNDRLRAEPQVEYTPEGVAWLEDETKQFIQRCVDKMGEEFLANVGTDNVAKDLDQIREALGDDKLTYLGYSYGTRIGSAYAEQFPQNVRAMILDGAVDPNADPIQADIDQAAAFQEAFNDYAADCAKDPTCPLGTDPAKAVDIYRDMVGALGTKSAPTKDPRGLSYSDAVVGTIMSLYSPSLWRHLTQGLTELRNGRGDTLLVLSDMYMRRDRDGHYTNATDARIAINCVDQPAIMDRDVVIEQDRKMREVAPFMNYGEFTGDAPMSTCSFWPVPPTSEPHEVSVPDLAPTLIVSTTGDPATPYQAGVDLAKQLRGGLITYEGTQHTVVFQGESCVDDMAAAYLIDGTMPPPDAKC